Proteins encoded together in one Anopheles darlingi chromosome 3, idAnoDarlMG_H_01, whole genome shotgun sequence window:
- the LOC125956587 gene encoding cleavage and polyadenylation specificity factor subunit 1 translates to MFSLCKQPHEPTAVEFSLTCHFFNHSEKSLVTGGANVLKVYRIIPDADPATREKYSATRPPNMKLECMASYRLFGNIMSLQSVSLAGSQRDALLISFPDAKLSVVQFDPDNFDLKTLSLHYFEDEDIRGGWTGHYHIPLVRVDPDNRCAVMLVYGRKLVVLPFRKDSSLDEIEMQDVKPIKKTPTLLIAKTPILASYIIELKDLDEKIDNVIDVQFLHGYYEPTLLILYEPVRTFPGRIAVRSDTCTMVALSLNIQQRVHPVIWTVNSLPFDCLQAVPISKPIGGCLVMCVNSLIYLNQSVPPYGVSLNSSADHSTNFPLKPQDGVRISLDAAQVCFIESEKLVLSLKGGELYVLTLCADSMRSVRSFHFSKAAASVLTSCICVCETEYLFLGSRLGNSLLLRFREKDESLVITIDDSGTVEKEQKRQRLEEEELEVYGSGYKTSVQLTSYIFEVCDSVLNVGPIAHMAVGERICEEEMEEGAEVQFVPNKLDVEVVTASGHGKNGALCVLQSSIKPQVITSFGLSGCLDVWTVFDEAAGPGGVTGTRKPDDALPPNHAFMILSQEGATMVLQTGEEINEIENTGFATDVPTIHVGNIGSNRFIVQVTTKSIRLLQGTRLLQNIPIDLGCPLASVSIVDPYVCVRSSEGRVITLALREGKGTPRLAVNKNTISASPPVIAISAYRDVSGMFTRKLEDSFDVSKGGGATSAYSSGFGSMKPEPNMKIEDEEDLLYGESGRSFKVTSMADMALADKGGGNADFWLKYMQQIKPTYWLLAARDNGNLEIYSMPDLKLAYLISNVGNGNKVLSDSMEFVPLPMAKPGTSQEEATSAFGASFGSGGVPVSLLPKEILMVALGSYGSRPILFIRLEQDLLIYRVFRYAKGHLKLRFKRLTSSVTCPAFRTVPARLANLPDKPATGATTDATEPNGKDTQEHATKVQYENISMIRYFGNVSGYAGVAVCGEKPYFLFLTAHGELRSHRLYARTVMKAFAPFNNVNCPNGFLYFDEQYQLKISILPTYLSYDSVWPVRKIPLRSSPKQIVYHRENRVYCVVMDAEEICNKYYRFNGEDKELTEENKGERFLYPMGHQFSVVLVNPAAWEIVPDTAIALEEWEHVVSLKNVSLAYEGARSGLKEYIAVGTNFNYSEDITSRGRLLLYDIIEVVPEPGKPLTKHKFKEVIVKDQKGPVSAISHVCGFLVGAVGQKVYLWQMKDDDLVGVAFIDTNIFVHQMVSIKSLILVADVYKSVSLLRFQDEFRTLSLVSRDYHPLNVYQVEYVVDNTNLGFLVADDQANLITYMYQPESRESFGGQRLLRKGDYHLGQRVNAMFRVQCDFHESDVMRRTLNYDNKHTTFFATLDGGFGFVLPLPEKTYRRLFMLQNVLLTHSPHTCGLNPKAYRTIKQSRALPINPSRCVVDGDLVWSFLELPANEKQEVAKKIGTRIEEICADLMEIEHVTHAF, encoded by the exons ATGTTTTCCCTCTGCAAACAGCCGCACGAGCCGACGGCGGTCGAGTTCTCTTTGACCTGCCACTTTTTCAACCACAGCGAAAAATCTCTCGTCACCGGGGGCGCCAACGTGCTGAAGGTGTACCGCATCATCCCCGATGCAGATCCGGCAACGCGCGAGAAGTACTCGG ccaCCCGGCCCCCCAACATGAAGCTGGAGTGTATGGCCTCGTACCGGCTGTTCGGGAATATTATGTCCCTGCAGTCCGTTTCGTTGGCCGGTTCTCAGCGTGATGCACTGCTCATCAGCTTCCCCGATGCGAAGCTGTCCGTGGTGCAGTTCGATCCGGATAATTTCGATCTGAAAACGCTCTCACTGCATTACTTCGAGGATGAGGACATCCGGGGCGGTTGGACTGGCCATTATCACATCCCGCTGGTGCGCGTCGATCCGGACAATCGCTGTGCGGTGATGCTGGTGTACGGTAGAAAGCTCGTGGTGCTACCGTTCCGGAAGGACAGCTCGTTGGATGAAATCGAGATGCAGGACGTGAAACCGATCAAGAAGACGCCGACGCTGCTGATAGCAAAAACTCCCATCCTGGCATCGTACATTATCGAACTGAAGGACCTGGACGAGAAGATCGACAACGTGATCGATGTGCAGTTCCTGCACGGTTACTACGAACCGACGCTCCTCATTCTTTACGAACCCGTGCGCACCTTCCCGGG CCGAATAGCGGTCCGTTCGGATACGTGCACGATGGTGGCACTGTCACTGAACATCCAGCAACGTGTTCATCCGGTTATCTGGACGGTCAACAGCTTACCGTTCGATTGTCTGCAAGCTGTACCGATTAGTAAACCGATCGGCGGTTGCCTGGTGATGTGCGTTAACTCACTGATCTACCTGAATCAAAGTGTTCCCCCGTACGGGGTCAGTTTGAACAGTAGCGCCGATCACAGTACAAACTTTCCGCTGA AGCCACAGGATGGTGTGAGGATCAGTTTGGACGCTGCGCAGGTATGCTTTATCGAGTCGGAGAAGCTCGTACTTTCGCTCAAGGGTGGTGAGCTGTACGTGCTGACACTTTGTGCCGATTCGATGCGCAGCGTCCGTAGCTTCCACTTTAGCAAAGCCGCCGCTAGTGTTCTGACCAGTTGT atttgtgtttGCGAAACCGAGTATCTGTTTCTGGGTTCACGGTTGGGcaactcgctgctgctgagattCCGTGAGAAAGATGAAAGTCTCGTGATCACGATCGATGATAGTGGTACGGTGGAGAAGGAACAGAAGCGACAGCGtctcgaggaggaagagctggAAGTGTACGGTAGCGGATACAAAACGTCCGTCCAGCTGACGAGTTACATCTTTGAGGTGTGCGATAGTGTGCTGAACGTCGGTCCGATCGCACACATGGCCGTTGGAGAGCGCATTTGCGAAGAGGAAATGGAGGAAGGTGCCGAGGTACAGTTCGTACCGAACAAGCTTGACGTCGAGGTGGTCACGGCGAGTGGACACGGTAAAAATGGTGCCCTTTGTGTGCTGCAAAGTTCCATCAAACCGCAGGTCATTACAAGCTTTGGACTGTCCGGTTGTTTGGATGTGTGGACCGTGTTCGATGAGGCGGCCGGTCCGGGTGGAGTGACTGGAACGCGAAAACCGGACGATGCTCTCCCACCGAATCACGCTTTCATGATCCTCTCGCAGGAGGGTGCAACGATGGTGCTGCAGACGGGTGAGGAGATCAATGAGATCGAGAACACGGGCTTCGCGACGGACGTTCCGACCATCCACGTCGGTAATATCGGGTCGAACCGGTTCATTGTGCAGGTGACGACGAAATCGATCCGGCTGCTCCAAGGTACCCGATTGCTGCAGAACATTCCGATCGATCTGGGCTGCCCGCTGGCCTCTgtgtcgatcgtcgatccgtACGTGTGCGTCCGGTCGTCCGAGGGTCGCGTGATAACGCTGGCGCTGCGTGAAGGCAAAGGAACGCCCCGTTTGGCGGTGAACAAGAACACGATCAGTGCGTCACCGCCGGTCATAGCGATCAGTGCGTACCGGGATGTGTCCGGTATGTTCACGCGCAAGCTAGAGGACTCGTTCGATGTGAgcaagggtggtggtgcgacgtCGGCTTACTCGAGTGGTTTCGGTTCTATGAAACCCGAACCGAACATGAAgatcgaggacgaggaagatcTGCTGTACGGAGAGTCGGGCCGTTCGTTCAAGGTTACCTCGATGGCGGATATGGCACTGGCGGACAAGGGCGGTGGGAATGCGGACTTTTGGTTGAAGTACATGCAGCAGATCAAGCCGACGTACTGGTTGTTGGCGGCGCGTGACAATGGCAATCTTGAGATCTACTCAATGCCCGACCTGAAGCTCGCTTATCTCATCTCGAACGTTGGCAACGGGAATAAGGTGCTGTCGGATTCGATGGAGTTCGTACCGCTACCGATGGCGAAACCCGGTACATCGCAGGAGGAAGCAACGTCCGCTTTTGGTGCTTCGttcggtagtggtggtgttccggTTTCGTTGTTACCGAAGGAGATCCTGATGGTGGCCCTGGGGAGCTACGGATCACGGCCGATTCTTTTCATTCGACTCGAGCAGGATCTACTGATTTATCGTGTGTTCCGGTACGCTAAAGGGCATCTAAAGTTACGCTTCAAACGACTTACTAGCAGCGTTACCTGCCCCGCGTTCCGTACCGTTCCAGCACGACTAGCTAATTTGCCCGATAAACCGGCCACTGGCGCCACTACCGATGCAACGGAACCGAATGGTAAGGACACACAGGAGCACGCTACGAAGGTGCAGTACGAGAACATCTCGATGATACGATACTTTGGCAATGTGTCCGGGTACGCAGGGGTGGCCGTATGTGGTGAGAAGCCATATTTTCTCTTCCTAACGGCACACGGTGAGCTACGATCGCACCGGTTGTACGCCCGGACCGTGATGAAGGCATTCGCCCCATTCAACAACGTAAACTGTCCGAATGGGTTCCTGTACTTCGATGAACAGTACCAGCTGAAGATCTCCATCCTACCGACCTACCTGTCGTACGATTCCGTGTGGCCCGTACGCAAGATTCCGCTGCGCAGCTCACCGAAACAGATTGTGTACCATCGGGAGAACCGGGTGTACTGTGTGGTGATGGATGCGGAAGAGATCTGCAACAAGTACTATCGGTTCAATGGTGAAGATAAGGAGCTGACTGAGGAGAACAAGGGTGAACGGTTCCTTTATCCGATGGGACATCAGTTCTCGGTAGTGCTGGTGAATCCTGCTGCCTGGGAGATCGTGCCCGATACGGCGATCGCACTGGAGGAGTGGGAGCACGTGGTTTCACTCAAGAACGTGAGCCTCGCATACGAGGGAGCCCGCTCGGGGTTGAAGGAGTACATTGCCGTTGGGACGAACTTTAACTACAGCGAGGACATTACTTCGCGTGGCCGATTGTTGCTGTACGACATCATCGAGGTAGTGCCGGAACCGGGCAAACCATTGACGAAGCACAAGTTCAAGGAGGTCATCGTGAAGGATCAGAAGGGTCCGGTTTCGGCCATATCGCATGTGTGCGGCTTCTTGGTCGGTGCGGTCGGTCAGAAGGTGTACCTGTGGCAGATGAAGGATGATGATCTGGTCGGTGTGGCGTTCATCGATACGAACATCTTCGTACATCAGATGGTATCGATCAAGTCGCTTATCCTGGTGGCGGATGTGTACAAGTCCGTCAGCTTGCTGCGGTTTCAGGATGAGTTCCGGACGTTGTCGCTCGTCTCGCGCGACTATCATCCACTGAACGTGTACCAGGTCGAGTATGTGGTCGATAATACTAATCTGGGTTTCCTGGTGGCGGATGATCAGGCCAATCTGATCACCTACATGTACCAACCGGAATCGCGTGAATCATTCGGTGGCCAGCGGTTGCTCCGTAAGGGCGATTACCATCTGGGGCAGCGTGTCAACGCCATGTTCCGGGTGCAGTGCGATTTCCACGAATCGGATGTGATGCGCCGGACGCTGAACTATGACAACAAGCATACGACGTTCTTCGCGACGCTCGATGGTGGCTTCGGGTTCGTTTTACCACTGCCAGAGAAAACGTACCGCCGGTTGTTTATGTTGCAGAATGTGCTGCTTACACACTCGCCCCACACGTGCGGTCTCAATCCGAAGGCTTACCGGACGATCAAACAATCGCGAGCGCTACCGATCAATCCGAGCCGGTGCGTGGTGGATGGTGATCTCGTGTGGAGCTTCCTCGAGCTGCCGGCCAACGAGAAGCAGGAGGTGGCAAAGAAGATCGGTACACGGATCGAGGAAATTTGTGCCGATCTGATGGAGATCGAGCATGTGACGCATGCATTCTAG